A DNA window from Lysobacterales bacterium contains the following coding sequences:
- a CDS encoding DUF1016 family protein: LFFHRRLRCLIAVDLKIGSFGHETRGR; the protein is encoded by the coding sequence CTCTTCTTCCATCGGCGCCTGCGCTGCTTGATTGCAGTCGATCTCAAGATCGGTAGCTTCGGCCACGAGACGCGGGGCAGATGA